From Calothrix sp. PCC 6303, a single genomic window includes:
- a CDS encoding peptidoglycan D,D-transpeptidase FtsI family protein: protein MQKFLRKFSLTNLLKPKRRSRGNSWGKMRQSNDGATSKSSLNSSAKIATRESKDVALKSSNTALKESPKLKSRLLTVWVLLIFAGIGLGVNLYRLQILDGQKLTQRARNQQMVNLRPQTPRRLVVDRNREVLAVDRPAYTLSVHPKQFDKSNSEMAQLLGTILDQDAGELEEKFNAKKSGIVLSKNLAEETADRILGLGLNGIEATKKYSRFYPQQDLASEVVGYVNVDRRGQAGVEYSQEKLLERVMQGMRMSRTGKGAMMSNHAPDGFINHDDFQLLLTIDNRLQRAARYELKRQIRRYGAKRGAVIVMDAYDGSLLAVVSQPTYNSNSYSKSDISLFKNWTVADLYEPGSTFKPLNVAIALETGAIKPDDVFNDSGVIKISDRTINNSENKRYGRINIAQILQYSSNIGMVQISQRMRPNVYYGWLERLGLGQKLETDLPFAVASQLKSQDEFISTPVEPATTSFGQGFSLTPLQLVQMMGSLANGGKLVTPHVVKGLVDSNGQMHYSPNRSQARQIFSPLTTQRVVEMMETVVAADGTGKAAQIPGYRIAGKTGTAQKASGGVYIKGARITSFVGILPVESPRYVVLAIVDEPKGENSYGGTVAAPIAKSVMEALITTEQIPPSGQR from the coding sequence ATGCAAAAATTCTTACGCAAGTTTAGTCTGACAAACTTATTGAAACCAAAACGACGTTCCCGTGGTAATTCTTGGGGGAAGATGCGACAATCTAATGATGGAGCTACTTCAAAGAGTTCGCTAAATTCTTCTGCCAAAATAGCGACGCGGGAATCTAAAGACGTGGCGCTAAAATCTTCAAATACTGCTTTAAAGGAATCACCAAAGCTGAAGTCGCGTCTGTTGACTGTTTGGGTTTTGTTAATTTTTGCTGGAATCGGTTTGGGTGTTAATCTTTATAGATTACAAATCCTGGATGGACAAAAGTTAACACAAAGAGCGCGTAATCAGCAGATGGTGAATTTACGTCCTCAGACTCCTCGCCGTTTGGTTGTTGATCGTAATCGGGAGGTGTTGGCTGTTGATCGTCCGGCTTATACTTTGTCTGTGCATCCAAAACAGTTTGATAAGTCTAACTCAGAGATGGCTCAGTTGTTGGGGACAATTTTGGATCAAGATGCTGGGGAATTGGAAGAGAAATTCAATGCCAAGAAAAGTGGAATTGTCCTGAGCAAAAATTTAGCGGAAGAAACTGCGGATAGAATTCTCGGATTGGGTTTGAATGGTATAGAAGCAACAAAAAAATATTCTCGGTTTTATCCACAACAAGATTTAGCCTCGGAAGTGGTAGGTTATGTAAATGTTGACCGTCGAGGTCAAGCAGGGGTGGAATATAGCCAGGAGAAGCTATTGGAACGGGTCATGCAAGGGATGCGAATGAGTCGCACTGGCAAAGGGGCAATGATGTCTAACCATGCTCCAGATGGATTTATTAATCATGATGATTTTCAATTATTATTAACTATTGATAATCGCTTGCAAAGAGCGGCAAGATATGAGTTAAAACGGCAAATCCGTCGTTATGGTGCCAAACGTGGTGCAGTAATTGTGATGGATGCCTATGATGGCTCTTTGCTAGCTGTGGTTTCCCAACCGACTTACAACTCTAATAGTTATTCAAAATCTGATATTTCACTGTTTAAAAATTGGACTGTGGCTGATTTATACGAACCAGGTTCAACATTCAAACCGTTGAATGTAGCGATCGCATTGGAAACAGGAGCCATTAAACCCGATGATGTCTTTAATGATTCAGGTGTGATCAAGATTAGCGATCGCACAATCAATAACTCGGAAAATAAGCGTTACGGAAGGATTAATATTGCCCAAATCTTACAATATTCTAGCAATATTGGCATGGTGCAAATTAGTCAAAGGATGCGACCCAATGTTTATTATGGTTGGTTAGAACGTTTGGGATTGGGACAAAAATTAGAAACCGATTTACCTTTTGCTGTTGCTAGTCAACTTAAATCCCAAGACGAATTTATCTCCACACCAGTGGAACCTGCAACAACTTCCTTTGGACAGGGTTTTTCCCTTACACCTCTGCAACTAGTACAGATGATGGGATCCTTAGCAAATGGAGGCAAACTAGTGACACCTCATGTAGTCAAAGGTTTGGTAGATAGCAATGGACAAATGCACTACTCTCCCAATCGTTCCCAAGCTAGACAGATTTTTTCCCCCTTAACTACCCAAAGGGTTGTGGAGATGATGGAAACTGTAGTTGCAGCAGATGGTACTGGGAAAGCCGCACAAATTCCCGGATATCGCATTGCGGGGAAAACAGGTACCGCTCAAAAAGCCAGCGGTGGAGTCTATATCAAAGGCGCTCGTATCACCAGCTTTGTCGGTATACTTCCTGTGGAATCCCCCCGCTACGTGGTTTTAGCTATCGTCGATGAACCCAAAGGTGAAAACTCCTATGGTGGGACAGTTGCTGCACCAATCGCTAAATCGGTGATGGAAGCATTAATTACAACTGAACAAATTCCTCCTAGTGGGCAGAGGTGA
- a CDS encoding SRPBCC family protein gives MLHVLRACLVAGSICIIHAIAFSPLTSAKLFNSPIDQLPVSERVSLKNGNSLVTGGQGKYTARVLVTASPNTAWDVLTDYVNLSKFVPNMISSQIISTNGNKKIVEQIDKRQVFVTTIKSRVRLAITETAKSRIDFQTIGGDSQGIESMVGYWKIEPVAPYSGAKSNQVLITQVVEVKPKSGTPKGIFYDVFKNSLDKTMKATKKEVSRRNQSVSLPGEKQG, from the coding sequence ATGTTGCATGTTTTACGAGCTTGTTTGGTAGCAGGAAGTATTTGCATAATTCACGCGATCGCATTTTCTCCTTTGACATCTGCCAAACTATTTAACAGTCCCATAGATCAATTACCAGTATCTGAGCGTGTCAGCCTCAAAAATGGTAATTCACTCGTCACAGGTGGACAGGGGAAATACACTGCCAGAGTTTTAGTGACAGCCTCACCAAATACAGCTTGGGATGTTCTCACTGATTATGTAAATTTATCTAAGTTTGTGCCCAACATGATTTCTAGTCAGATAATATCTACAAACGGAAATAAAAAAATAGTTGAACAAATAGATAAACGCCAAGTATTTGTCACCACAATTAAATCTCGTGTACGTTTAGCAATTACTGAGACGGCAAAAAGCCGTATTGATTTTCAGACAATTGGCGGAGACTCACAAGGTATAGAAAGTATGGTGGGATATTGGAAAATTGAACCAGTTGCACCCTATTCTGGAGCCAAAAGTAATCAGGTTTTAATTACTCAAGTTGTGGAAGTAAAACCAAAATCTGGAACCCCCAAAGGCATATTCTATGATGTCTTTAAAAACTCTTTAGATAAAACAATGAAAGCCACTAAAAAAGAAGTGAGTAGACGCAATCAGTCGGTAAGTTTACCAGGTGAAAAACAAGGTTAG
- a CDS encoding histone deacetylase gives MDLPIIYHPDYVTELPEGHRFPMAKFSLLYDLLLADGVAKSEQFYQPTIPQQDLIELIHTPEYVNAYCQGTLDEKAQRRIGLPWSRGLVNRTCTAVGGTILTAQKALECGLACNTAGGTHHAFPDYGSGFCIFNDLAIACRVLQRQHLAKRILIVDLDVHQGDGTAFIFQDDDSVFTFSMHCEVNFPGTKQKSDLDVPLPVGMEDDAYLQTLASYLPDLLSQVKPDIVLYDAGVDPHIGDKLGKLALTDSGIFRREMQVLSTCVSQGYPVACVIGGGYADDMKSLVYRHSLLHRAASEVYQQL, from the coding sequence ATGGATTTACCAATTATTTATCATCCTGATTATGTGACAGAACTGCCAGAAGGTCATCGTTTCCCGATGGCAAAATTTAGCTTACTCTATGATTTGTTATTAGCAGATGGTGTTGCCAAGTCTGAGCAATTTTATCAACCGACGATTCCGCAACAAGATTTAATTGAGTTGATTCACACACCAGAATATGTGAATGCTTATTGTCAAGGAACCCTAGATGAGAAAGCACAGCGGAGAATTGGTTTACCTTGGAGTCGGGGACTTGTGAACCGGACTTGCACTGCGGTTGGTGGGACAATTTTGACTGCTCAAAAGGCTTTAGAATGTGGTTTAGCTTGTAATACTGCTGGTGGTACACATCATGCATTCCCAGATTATGGATCGGGTTTTTGTATTTTCAACGATTTAGCGATCGCATGTCGAGTTTTACAAAGACAGCATCTAGCAAAAAGGATTTTGATTGTAGATTTGGATGTCCATCAAGGTGATGGTACAGCCTTTATTTTCCAAGATGATGACAGTGTTTTCACCTTTTCGATGCACTGTGAAGTTAATTTTCCCGGAACTAAGCAAAAAAGCGATTTAGATGTACCTTTACCTGTGGGGATGGAAGATGATGCTTATTTGCAAACTTTAGCTAGTTATCTCCCAGATTTACTATCTCAAGTTAAGCCGGATATTGTGCTTTATGATGCTGGTGTAGATCCCCATATTGGCGATAAACTCGGTAAACTGGCTTTAACTGATAGTGGTATATTTCGCCGGGAAATGCAAGTTTTGAGTACCTGTGTGAGTCAAGGTTATCCTGTTGCTTGTGTGATTGGTGGGGGGTATGCGGATGACATGAAATCTTTGGTGTATCGTCATTCTCTGTTGCATCGGGCTGCGAGTGAGGTTTATCAACAGCTTTAG
- a CDS encoding pentapeptide repeat-containing protein has protein sequence MPQDFSGKNLQGRSFKGQDLTGANFSYAYIRDANFTNVNLRGANFTNAILRGANFSHAKAGLQRRSVIGLVLVSWLMSAMSGIFSGYAGYFVSFVSEIGFYNFYTGLTWLIVLTIFWIITIRQGLLAGLGAIALASTGAIAIAIAIASTGSIAIAIASTGNIVIAITSTGAIAITGVLASAVAVALALACASAIAVAVTIALASAVATAVAATSASTSAAVVAIALAEAFSLLSAYVGWRALEGDPKHAWIRSFAIAFASTGGTNFHSADLTDADFTQATLKNTDLSKANLTRTRFYESKKLDFARVDDTILVDTNVVTLLVSGNGRGQSYVGANLRGANLMGANLKDANLKQADIIAATFQGACLESANLTLTQAIDTDFTSAQMTGACVEAWNIESTTKLDDVDCRYVYLLEYPKPKTDDRERRPSSGEFKAGEFTKLFEEVLNTVDLIFRDGVDWKAFLAAFQKVQVENEDSELAIQSIENKGDGVVVVKVSVPPDANKEKIHSDFNQNYSLALQAVEAKYKALLQAKDEQIEEHRQKYTDMKEITSLLASKSINVQVESKLENKNMTNSNDSSRKVEIGSVGRDFNASGQALNLGEIDISGTVTNAINELPPATQADKPGIKELLKQLQTAIEEDDNLTAKNKEKALKQVKALAEASQNPQQEEKQDLAGDAITMLKGLVTGLPGAAKLVEDVNNLLPLISGCLGLG, from the coding sequence ATGCCCCAGGACTTCTCTGGAAAAAATCTTCAAGGTCGCTCCTTTAAAGGTCAAGATCTGACGGGGGCAAACTTTAGCTATGCATATATTCGAGATGCGAATTTTACTAACGTCAATTTACGAGGTGCGAATTTTACTAACGCCATTTTGCGAGGGGCAAACTTTAGCCACGCCAAAGCTGGACTACAACGCCGTTCGGTGATTGGGTTAGTATTAGTTTCATGGCTAATGTCAGCAATGTCAGGGATATTTTCAGGATATGCTGGTTATTTTGTATCATTTGTTTCTGAAATCGGTTTCTACAATTTCTACACAGGTCTTACCTGGCTAATTGTGCTAACAATCTTTTGGATTATCACTATCCGTCAAGGTTTATTAGCAGGTTTGGGAGCCATCGCCTTAGCCTCAACCGGAGCCATCGCCATCGCCATCGCCATCGCCTCAACCGGAAGCATCGCCATCGCCATCGCCTCAACCGGAAACATCGTCATCGCCATCACCTCAACCGGAGCCATCGCCATCACCGGAGTCTTAGCCTCTGCCGTCGCGGTCGCCTTAGCCTTAGCCTGTGCCTCTGCCATCGCTGTTGCTGTCACTATCGCATTAGCCTCTGCCGTCGCTACTGCTGTCGCTGCCACATCAGCCTCTACGTCTGCCGCCGTCGTCGCCATCGCCTTAGCCGAAGCCTTCTCACTACTTAGTGCTTATGTTGGGTGGCGTGCTTTAGAGGGAGATCCAAAACACGCTTGGATACGCTCCTTTGCTATCGCTTTCGCTAGCACAGGCGGCACCAATTTTCATAGTGCTGATTTAACTGATGCTGATTTCACTCAAGCCACCCTGAAAAACACTGATTTGAGCAAAGCAAATCTGACGCGCACTCGGTTTTATGAGTCAAAAAAACTTGACTTTGCCAGAGTGGACGACACAATATTGGTTGATACCAATGTTGTGACTTTACTTGTCAGCGGTAATGGTAGAGGTCAATCATACGTTGGTGCTAATCTCAGAGGTGCAAATCTGATGGGCGCAAACCTCAAAGACGCTAACCTAAAACAAGCAGATATCATTGCCGCCACTTTTCAAGGAGCCTGTTTAGAGTCAGCAAATCTAACTTTAACTCAGGCAATTGACACCGATTTCACTAGCGCTCAAATGACTGGTGCTTGTGTGGAAGCTTGGAATATTGAAAGCACAACTAAGCTTGATGATGTCGATTGTCGATATGTTTATCTTTTAGAATATCCCAAACCGAAAACTGATGACCGCGAACGCCGTCCCAGTAGTGGAGAATTTAAAGCGGGAGAATTTACCAAACTATTTGAAGAGGTTTTAAATACTGTTGATTTAATTTTCCGTGATGGTGTTGACTGGAAAGCTTTTTTAGCTGCTTTCCAAAAGGTGCAAGTGGAAAATGAAGATAGTGAATTAGCTATTCAAAGTATTGAAAATAAAGGTGATGGGGTGGTTGTTGTCAAGGTGAGTGTACCCCCAGATGCCAATAAGGAAAAGATTCATAGCGATTTTAATCAAAATTATTCCCTAGCGCTGCAAGCAGTAGAAGCAAAATACAAAGCATTATTACAAGCTAAAGATGAGCAAATAGAAGAACATCGGCAAAAATATACAGATATGAAAGAGATTACCAGCTTGTTGGCGAGTAAATCTATAAATGTTCAAGTTGAAAGCAAATTGGAGAATAAAAATATGACTAATAGTAATGATTCCAGCCGTAAAGTTGAAATTGGTAGCGTCGGCAGAGATTTTAATGCCAGTGGGCAAGCTTTGAATTTAGGTGAGATTGATATTAGTGGCACCGTGACTAATGCTATTAATGAGTTACCACCTGCAACCCAAGCTGATAAACCGGGAATTAAAGAGTTATTAAAACAGCTACAAACAGCAATTGAGGAGGATGATAACTTAACCGCGAAAAATAAAGAGAAGGCACTCAAGCAAGTTAAAGCTTTAGCGGAAGCCTCACAAAATCCTCAACAGGAAGAAAAGCAAGATTTAGCAGGTGATGCGATTACGATGCTCAAAGGTTTAGTCACTGGTTTACCTGGTGCAGCAAAGTTGGTTGAGGATGTTAATAATCTTTTACCGTTGATTTCGGGTTGTTTGGGTTTAGGGTAA
- a CDS encoding ABC transporter ATP-binding protein, with product MANVRLEKIQRRFNNVTAVEDISFEIPDGEFWVLVGPSGCGKSTILRTIAGLDNATSGNLYIGDRLMNEIPARQRDVAMVFQNYALYPHMSVAENIAFGLKMRKTDAATIKQRVMEVARSLSLDHLLDRKPKQLSGGQQQRVALGRAIARQAQVFLLDEPLSNLDAQLRDDTRAELKQLHHNLRNTTVYVTHDQVEAMTLADQIVVLDRGRIQQIGDPQTIYNQPINRMVATFIGNPPMNILPVKIVGDNFDILGQTLPIPNPIKSQLNLATGKQLDLGIRPEHTKISSDSPSLTVEVKVVEPLGRETLIRAGIPNFSTIINIQANADIRPQPGELLPLQLDLAHICIFDTATGEKLYPLASQK from the coding sequence ATGGCAAATGTTCGTTTAGAAAAGATCCAACGTCGATTTAACAACGTCACAGCGGTAGAAGATATCAGCTTTGAAATCCCTGATGGGGAATTTTGGGTGTTGGTGGGACCATCAGGATGTGGAAAATCGACTATTTTGCGGACGATTGCCGGATTAGACAATGCTACATCAGGCAACTTGTACATAGGCGATCGCTTAATGAATGAAATCCCTGCAAGACAAAGGGATGTGGCAATGGTGTTCCAAAATTATGCCCTATATCCCCACATGTCGGTTGCCGAAAATATTGCTTTTGGCTTGAAAATGCGGAAAACTGATGCTGCTACCATCAAACAACGGGTGATGGAGGTTGCTCGCTCATTATCATTAGACCATTTACTTGATCGCAAGCCAAAACAACTATCGGGAGGACAGCAGCAAAGGGTAGCATTAGGAAGAGCGATCGCACGACAAGCACAAGTGTTTCTTTTGGATGAACCGTTATCTAATCTTGATGCTCAACTTCGTGATGACACAAGGGCAGAGTTGAAGCAATTACATCATAACTTGCGTAATACTACGGTGTACGTCACCCATGATCAAGTAGAAGCGATGACCCTAGCTGACCAAATAGTGGTTTTAGATCGGGGAAGAATCCAGCAAATTGGAGATCCACAAACTATCTACAATCAACCGATTAATCGGATGGTGGCGACATTTATTGGTAATCCTCCGATGAATATATTACCAGTTAAAATAGTTGGTGATAATTTTGACATTTTGGGGCAGACTTTACCCATACCCAACCCGATTAAAAGCCAGCTAAATCTAGCAACCGGGAAACAACTAGATTTAGGAATTCGTCCCGAACACACCAAAATTAGTAGCGATTCCCCTTCACTCACTGTTGAAGTCAAAGTAGTTGAACCCCTAGGAAGGGAAACCCTAATTCGTGCAGGTATACCCAATTTCAGCACAATCATCAACATCCAAGCAAACGCGGATATCCGTCCCCAACCTGGTGAACTATTGCCATTACAGTTAGATTTAGCTCATATCTGCATCTTTGATACTGCCACAGGTGAGAAATTGTACCCTCTAGCATCACAAAAGTAG
- the cbiB gene encoding adenosylcobinamide-phosphate synthase CbiB: MNFPIYIFIFAATLDFLIGDPVSWLHPVQVMGWFISKLSQLALKFCHNRFSQRFAGVVIGVTLILGSGVVAGLIIHFVTAIHPLVGMIFQIIMLSSCFALGSLTNAAKSVLNSLATGDIEQTRSILSGYVGRDTANLTEAEILRAVLETVAENATDGVMAPLFYAIVGGFIPFIGALPFAFAYKASSTLDSMIGYKTEPYIHIGWFSARFEDYFTWIPCRFAIITLALISAKPGEVWRICRRDAPQDPSPNSGWSESAYAAVLGVQMGGVNSYQGITKYKPLLGDSIYPIKAQTIYKALQLTRNSFLLWLGVSIVIAIALSHAS, translated from the coding sequence TTGAACTTCCCGATTTACATTTTCATCTTTGCAGCAACCTTAGATTTTTTAATTGGCGATCCTGTATCATGGTTGCATCCTGTACAGGTGATGGGATGGTTTATTTCTAAGTTGAGTCAGTTAGCTCTCAAATTCTGCCACAATCGTTTTAGTCAAAGATTTGCTGGAGTTGTAATTGGTGTCACCCTCATCTTGGGTAGTGGTGTTGTTGCTGGTTTAATTATTCACTTTGTTACAGCTATTCATCCGTTAGTAGGGATGATATTTCAAATCATTATGCTATCTAGCTGTTTCGCTTTAGGAAGTTTGACAAATGCGGCAAAATCTGTATTAAATTCTTTGGCAACAGGTGATATTGAACAAACCCGCTCTATTTTAAGTGGATATGTGGGTCGAGATACAGCAAACCTAACTGAAGCAGAAATATTACGTGCTGTTTTAGAAACAGTTGCCGAAAATGCTACCGATGGGGTGATGGCTCCTTTATTTTATGCCATCGTCGGTGGATTTATTCCTTTTATTGGTGCTCTTCCCTTCGCATTTGCTTACAAAGCTAGTAGTACCCTAGATTCAATGATTGGCTACAAAACCGAACCATACATCCATATTGGTTGGTTTAGCGCTCGATTTGAAGATTATTTTACTTGGATTCCCTGCCGCTTTGCAATTATTACCCTAGCTTTGATTTCTGCTAAACCTGGGGAAGTTTGGCGAATTTGTCGGCGTGATGCACCCCAAGATCCTAGCCCAAATTCTGGTTGGAGTGAATCTGCCTATGCAGCGGTATTAGGTGTGCAAATGGGGGGTGTCAACTCATATCAGGGAATTACCAAATATAAGCCATTATTAGGAGATAGTATCTATCCCATCAAAGCACAAACCATTTACAAAGCATTACAACTTACCCGTAATAGCTTTTTGTTGTGGTTAGGGGTTTCTATTGTGATAGCGATCGCACTATCTCATGCAAGCTAA
- the pyrR gene encoding bifunctional pyr operon transcriptional regulator/uracil phosphoribosyltransferase PyrR: protein MNGSTKVVTILSSEEIRRTVTRLASQIIERTRDLSQLVLLGIHTRGVPLAELLARQIEILEGISVPLGAIDITFYRDDLDKIGIRTPAKTEIPFDLTGKIVVLVDDVIFKGRTIRAALNAVHDYGRPEVIRLAVLVDRGHREVPIHPDFIGKQLPTAKEEIVKVFLQDFDGRDAVELIGD, encoded by the coding sequence ATGAACGGCTCAACTAAAGTTGTTACAATTCTCTCTTCAGAAGAAATCCGACGTACAGTCACCCGTCTTGCCTCGCAAATTATTGAACGGACAAGAGATTTATCACAACTTGTTCTCCTCGGTATTCATACTAGAGGAGTTCCCCTAGCGGAACTTTTAGCGCGTCAAATCGAAATATTGGAAGGGATATCGGTACCACTTGGGGCAATTGATATCACCTTTTATCGTGATGATTTGGATAAAATTGGTATCCGTACACCCGCGAAAACGGAAATCCCCTTCGACTTAACCGGGAAAATAGTTGTATTAGTCGATGATGTAATTTTTAAAGGTCGAACAATCCGTGCTGCACTTAATGCAGTCCATGATTATGGTAGACCAGAAGTCATACGTTTAGCTGTATTAGTTGATCGAGGACATCGTGAAGTTCCCATTCACCCTGATTTTATCGGCAAACAACTACCAACAGCAAAAGAGGAAATTGTCAAGGTTTTTTTACAGGATTTTGATGGACGTGATGCAGTGGAATTAATCGGCGATTAA
- a CDS encoding type II toxin-antitoxin system HicA family toxin has translation MPKKIRELKSLLLQAGFGYTPAKGSHSKWIHPKLAKSIIISGKDGDDAKTYLEKQVNEALQELSRLESEEGEVEE, from the coding sequence ATGCCCAAGAAAATTAGAGAATTAAAAAGCTTACTGCTACAAGCAGGATTTGGTTATACACCAGCAAAAGGTAGTCATAGCAAATGGATACACCCAAAATTAGCTAAATCTATTATTATTTCTGGGAAAGATGGAGACGATGCGAAAACATATTTGGAAAAGCAAGTCAATGAAGCACTACAAGAATTAAGTAGACTTGAATCAGAAGAAGGAGAAGTTGAGGAATGA
- a CDS encoding type II toxin-antitoxin system HicB family antitoxin, whose product MKYTIVIQWSDEDNCYVASLPEFINVYQPCTHGDTYEEAIKNAQEVLEMLIESSLENGEPLPEPQTIRKSAKAA is encoded by the coding sequence ATGAAATATACAATCGTGATTCAATGGTCAGATGAAGATAATTGCTATGTCGCTTCTCTACCCGAATTCATTAATGTTTATCAACCATGTACTCATGGTGACACTTATGAAGAAGCGATAAAAAATGCTCAAGAGGTTCTAGAAATGTTGATTGAGTCATCCTTAGAAAACGGTGAACCTTTACCAGAACCTCAAACTATACGGAAGTCAGCAAAAGCTGCATAA
- a CDS encoding precorrin-2 C(20)-methyltransferase, with the protein MSNSPGNLYGIGIGPGDPELLTIKGLRLLQAAPVVAYPMSENKPPLARSIIAQYLTGNQIEIPMLLPFKLEQSSQPYYDAAAEKIAEYLVSGKDVVVLCEGDPFFFGTFMYIYNRLSPRFHTEVVPGVSSVMASASALGVPLTYRNDVFMVLSSILSAEVLAEKLAVADAAVIIKLGKHFPKVYEVLQQLGLAERAKYIERATTSKQRIVPINEVNPDDVPYFALIVVPSQWKPDI; encoded by the coding sequence ATGTCTAATTCACCCGGTAATCTCTATGGTATTGGCATTGGTCCTGGCGATCCAGAATTGTTAACCATTAAAGGTTTACGATTGTTACAGGCTGCACCAGTGGTAGCTTACCCAATGTCAGAAAATAAACCACCTTTAGCAAGATCGATTATTGCCCAGTATCTCACAGGGAATCAGATAGAAATACCGATGTTGTTGCCCTTCAAATTGGAACAATCTTCCCAACCTTATTATGATGCAGCAGCCGAAAAAATCGCCGAATATTTAGTATCAGGGAAAGATGTGGTGGTGTTATGCGAAGGAGATCCATTTTTCTTCGGCACTTTCATGTATATTTACAATCGCCTATCTCCGCGATTCCACACTGAAGTTGTACCAGGCGTATCTTCTGTAATGGCTAGTGCATCAGCATTAGGAGTGCCATTAACCTATCGCAACGATGTTTTTATGGTGTTATCTTCCATACTTAGTGCGGAAGTATTGGCAGAAAAACTAGCAGTTGCCGATGCCGCAGTTATTATTAAATTAGGAAAGCACTTTCCGAAGGTTTACGAAGTTTTACAGCAATTGGGATTAGCTGAACGTGCCAAGTATATAGAAAGGGCAACAACGAGTAAACAGCGCATTGTGCCTATAAATGAAGTTAACCCTGATGATGTCCCTTATTTTGCGTTGATAGTGGTACCCAGTCAGTGGAAACCAGATATTTAA
- a CDS encoding precorrin-8X methylmutase, with the protein MLEYIHDGNEIYRRSFATIRAEANLTKFSSDLATVVVRLIHTCGMIDIVDDIEASSNAVKVAREALKAGKPVLCDAQMVAAGITRKRLPTTNPIICTLNDLEVPDLAKRIGNTRSAAALELWHPHLEGAIVTIGNAPTALFYLLEMLDAGAVKPAVILGFPVGFVGAAESKTALAANSRGIPFITLHGRRGGSAIAAAAVNALAKEEEI; encoded by the coding sequence ATGTTAGAATATATCCATGATGGTAATGAAATTTACCGTCGCTCCTTTGCAACTATTCGCGCCGAAGCTAACTTAACAAAATTTTCCAGTGATTTAGCAACTGTGGTTGTGCGACTAATTCACACATGTGGGATGATTGATATTGTTGATGATATTGAAGCTTCAAGTAATGCTGTGAAAGTCGCTAGGGAAGCATTAAAAGCTGGAAAACCAGTATTATGTGATGCCCAAATGGTAGCCGCAGGTATCACCCGCAAACGTTTACCCACAACCAACCCGATAATTTGTACCCTAAATGATTTAGAAGTTCCAGATTTAGCAAAACGTATCGGGAATACCCGTTCTGCCGCAGCCTTAGAATTGTGGCATCCTCATTTAGAAGGGGCAATAGTCACAATTGGGAATGCACCCACAGCCTTATTTTACTTGTTAGAAATGCTCGATGCTGGTGCTGTAAAACCAGCAGTAATTTTAGGATTTCCAGTAGGGTTTGTGGGTGCAGCAGAATCAAAAACAGCCCTAGCCGCAAATAGTAGAGGTATACCCTTTATTACTTTACATGGGCGACGGGGAGGAAGTGCGATCGCAGCTGCCGCTGTGAATGCTTTGGCAAAGGAAGAGGAGATATAA